Proteins encoded by one window of Salvia splendens isolate huo1 chromosome 5, SspV2, whole genome shotgun sequence:
- the LOC121803467 gene encoding metalloendoproteinase 2-MMP-like yields MALKLFQLLSLAFLAYLFFPTISHAMRNSPRDKKPSPFDFIKQLKGSHKGINTKDIHQLKVYLKEFGYLEYLNQTHANDDDFDDILESAIKTYQENYGIKPTGMIDAITISKMTTPRCGVPDIVNGTNYMHPRDKKHKSGSSNVHTVSHFTFFPGSPKWPSSKTHLTYRFLFNFPIEAMAPVARAFQKWQSSTHFTFARVQTYQIADLVIGFHRYDHGDGAPFDGPGGTIAHAFAPTNGRFHYDADEWWSIGSVEDAFDLETVALHEIGHLLGLGHSSVDASIMYPSISAGQIKNLHEDDIQGISALYNL; encoded by the coding sequence ATGGCTCTTAAGCTTTTTCAGTTGCTTTCCCTCGCCTTTCTTGCTTATCTATTCTTTCCCACTATTAGCCATGCCATGAGAAATAGCCCCCGTGACAAAAAACCATCACCTTTTGATTTCATCAAACAATTAAAAGGTAGTCACAAGGGTATTAACACAAAAGACATCCATCAACTCAAAGTCTATCTCAAGGAATTCGGCTATCTCGAATATCTCAATCAAACTCATGCCAATGACGATGATTTTGATGATATCCTAGAGTCTGCCATCAAAACCTATCAAGAAAATTATGGTATCAAACCTACGGGAATGATAGATGCTATAACTATATCAAAAATGACAACCCCGCGATGTGGGGTGCCTGATATTGTGAATGGCACTAACTACATGCATCCTCGCGACAAGAAACACAAGTCGGGCTCAAGCAATGTCCACACGGTGTCCCACTTTACTTTCTTTCCGGGAAGTCCTAAATGGCCATCTTCTAAAACTCATCTCACTTATAGATTCTTGTTCAACTTTCCTATAGAGGCTATGGCCCCTGTGGCACGTGCCTTCCAAAAATGGCAATCTTCCACACATTTCACCTTTGCACGTGTCCAAACCTATCAAATTGCTGACCTGGTTATAGGGTTCCACCGCTATGACCATGGAGACGGAGCCCCTTTTGATGGCCCCGGCGGAACCATAGCTCATGCATTTGCACCAACTAATGGAAGGTTTCATTACGACGCGGACGAGTGGTGGTCGATTGGGTCAGTTGAGGATGCATTCGACTTGGAAACCGTTGCACTTCATGAAATCGGGCACCTTCTAGGGCTCGGGCATAGCTCAGTTGATGCATCAATCATGTATCCCTCGATCAGTGCAGGACAGATCAAGAATTTGCATGAAGATGATATTCAAGGAATAAGTGCTTTATACAATCTCTGA